From the Saccharomonospora marina XMU15 genome, the window GGCCGCGCGTAGTGCGCCATCGGCCCGTTCGGGTCGGCGACCGGTAACGCCGCCACCCGTACCCGCAGGCCGGTGCGTTCCCGGATTCGCTCGACCGACAGCTCGACCGGGTCGTCACGACCCGGGGCGTTGTAGACGGGTTCCTCGCGCAGCTGCCGTTCCAGTTCGGTGAGCTGTCGCGGTGTCGCAGGCACGACCGGCGCCGCGGGACGGTTCGGCGACCCGCTTGCGGTCTGCACGCCCTTGGCGTGGCGGATCACCAACCACAGCAGATCGGTGACGTCGTAGCGTGCGGTCACCCTTCGCAGCTCGGCCAGGTCGCTCGGGCTCGCGGCGACCCCCTCGCTGGAGGAGACGTGCAACCCCTCCACCCGGACCCACTTGTTGCCTGTCCGCTCGCTCCACCGCATGAGCTGGTCGTACACCTGGTCGAAGTGCTCGTCGTGGCTGGCGTAGTTGCCGCCCTCTCCCATCGGCCCTGTGAAGGGCGCGATCAGTACCCGGATGTCCGGCGTCAGCTCCCGCCGGATGAGTTCGGTGTCGAAGTAGGCCACAGCGCCCGGTGCCCGGTAGATCTGCTGGGTCTCGAAGGCCCGCAGCGCCGCGGCGACGTCGAGTTTCGGTGGCAGCGGTTCCTCGGCGGCCGCGCGGCCCGCGGGCATCGGGCTGATACCGAGCAGCGTGAACACGGTCGCGAGCAGCACCAGCAGCGGTGCGGCCCTGCTCACGCGTCGCCGTCCGAGGCCAGCCGCCAGCGCTGTTCGGAGCCCGCAGCGTCGACGAGTGTGAAGCCGCACTTCCTCGCGACCGCTTCCGATGGGTGATTGGCGGCATCGTGGCGGTAGTCGACGTGGCGAAGACCGAGCGCTCCGAACCCGAACCGCAACGCCGCGGCCAGCGCGGTGGCGGCGATGCCTCGTCCGCGTTCGGCAGGGTGCACCCACACTGCCGCCTCCGCTGTGCCCGCGTCGAGGTCCAGCCGCTTCAGTCCCACCTCACCGAGTAGTTCGCCGGTGGTGGGCTCGGCGACGGCCCAGGAACAGCGCTCGTCGCGTATCCACTCGCGCGCGCGGCCCTCGACGTAGGCGGTGGCCGCCTCGACCGTGCTGACGACGTAGTGAGGGACGAATCGACGGTGAACCGGGTCGGCGAAGGCGGCAAGCAGCCGTGGCCGATCGTCCAGCAGTTCGTCCGCTCGCAGACTGCGCAGGTAGTAGGTCCCCGCATTGATCTCGACCGGCTCCACACGGTGATCTTATGGCCCTCGACGCCGGTTGGAGGCCAAAGACCCTGCCAGCAGCGCGACCACGGCAGGTAACAGGAACACGAACACCATGCCCCTCGCGACGGTGAAGAACAGCACGAGGGCCACGATGGCCGCGATCGGGACGGCGCTCGCCGCTACCCGCTGCTGCCAGGGCTGCGGCGGGTTGCCTCGCTGCTGCGGTTGCCCCAGCGTGCGAACGGTGCGAAGCACACTCGGCCGCGGCTCCGGCAGGTCGGAGAAGATGGGCTCCAACTCCCCGCGCAGCTTGGCTGCACTCACCTGGCCCGACCGCTGCTCGAACTCGACCAGGTCCAGCCGCCCGCTGCGGACGTGCTCGGAAAGCGCGTCCAACGCTTCTTGCCGCTCAGCGTCACTGAGCCGGTACTCCGGTCGATCGACGGCCACGTCTCGATGGTAGGTCGGGTGGATCAGTGGCTGCCACGAAGCCCGGCGGCCGTCCGATCGCCCCAGTCCTTGATGCCCCAGTCCTTCATGCCTCAGTCCTTGATCTCGGCCAGCACGGCGCCCTGGCTGACGGCGGAGCCGACCTCGACGGACAGTCCGGTGACCGTGCCCGACTTGTGCGCGGTGACCGGGTTCTCCATCTTCATGGCTTCCAGCACCACGATCAGTTCGCCCGCCTCGACCTGCTGACCGTCGGTGACCGCCAGCTTGACGATCGTGCCCTGCATGGGGGCGGTGACCGCGTCCCCACTGACGGCCGCCTTCGCGCCGCTGCCACGCTTTCGCGGTTTGGCCTTGCCCGCCGCTGCGGTGCCGCCACCGCCGAGCGCCAGGTCGCCGGGCAGGGACACCTCCAGCCTGCGGCCTGCCACCTCCACCACGACGTTGTGGCGCGGTGCGGCTTCCGCTTCGGCTTCCGCTGCGCCGGTGAACGGTTCGATGGTGTTGTCGAACTCGGTCTCGATCCAGCGGGTGTGCACCGAGAAGCCGGTGCCGTCGCCGACGAAAGCCTCGTCGCGCAGAACCGCCCGGTGGAACGGCAGGACGGTCGCCAAGCCCTCAGCGACCATCTCGTCCAGCGCACGGCGGGCGCGCTCGATGGCCTGGGTGCGGTCGGCCCCGGTGACGATCACCTTGGCGAGCATGGAGTCGAACTGCCCGCCGATCACGCTGCCGGTCTCCACCCCGGAGTCGACACGCACGCCAGGCCCTTCGGGGAAGACCAGGCGGGTGACCGTCCCCGGTGCGGGCAGGAAGTTGCGGCCCGCGTCCTCGCCGTTGATGCGGAACTCGATCGAGTGACCACGCGGCTCGGGGTCCTCGGTGAACGGCAGCGTGCCGCCCTCTGCGATCCGGAACTGCTCACGCACGAGGTCGATGCCGGTGGTCTCCTCCGAGACCGGGTGCTCGACCTGGAGGCGGGTGTTCACCTCGAGGAAGGAGATCGTGCCGTCGACACCGACCAGGTACTCGACCGTGCCTGCGCCGTAGTAGCCGGCTTCCTTGCAGATGGCCTTCGCCGAGGAGTGGATGATCTCGCGCTGTTCGGCGGTGAGGAACGGGGCGGGTGCCTCCTCGACCAGTTTCTGATGGCGGCGTTGCAGCGAGCAGTCCCTGGTGCCCACGACAACCACGTTGCCGTGCTTGTCCGCGAGCACCTGCGCCTCGACGTGGCGGGGCCGATCCAGGTAGCGCTCGACGAAGCATTCGCCACGGCCGAACGCGGCCACGGCCTCGCGGGTGGCCGAATCGAACAGCTCGGGGATCTCCTCCATGCTGCGGGCGACCTTCAGGCCCCGGCCACCGCCACCGAACGCGGCCTTGATGGCCACGGGCAGGCCGTGCTCCTCGGCGAACGCGACCACCTCGTCGGCGCCCGCCACCGGGTCCTTCGTGCCAGGCACGAGCGGCGCGCCCGCCTTCAACCCGATGTGCCGCGCGGTGACCTTGTCCCCCAGGTCGCGGATGGCTTGCGGGCTCGGTCCGATCCAGGTGAGTCCCGCGTCAATCACCGCCTGCGCGAAGTCGGCGTTCTCGGAGAGGAAGCCGTAGCCGGGGTGCACGGCGTCGGCGCCGGACCGCTTCGCGGCGTCGAGCAGTTTGTCGAACACCAGGTAGCTCTCGGCCGCCGTGGTACCGCCCAGCGCGAAGGCCTCGTCGGCCATGCGAACGTGTGGTGCGTCCCTGTCGGGGTCGGCGTACACGGCCACGCTGGCCAGCCCCGCGTCCTTGGCCGCTCTGATCACCCTGACGGCGATCTCACCGCGGTTGGCGACGAGCACCTTCGTGACGCTCGCTGGTTCGGGCACGCTTACCTCCCTGTTAGCTGCTCACGCGAGAGTTTACGGACTCCGTTGCCGTGGCAGACGAGACGAGGCTCACGCGACGTGCGGGTGATGCCGGGTGGCGCCGTAGCTGAACGCCCGCGATCACCTCGCCTACCCTCGGGCGCGAACGCGCAGCACACGCTGAGGGAGGCCGATCAGGTGGCGGGAACGCCGGCGCCGCGCGCCGTCGTGCTCACGACGGCGCTGTCGTTCGCCGTGGCCGTGTGCGCGTTGGTGACGGCTGCGGTGCTGCGAACCGGGGACTCCGCGCCCGCGAGCGCGGGCGGCGCGGTGAACACGGCGGCGGAGTCCCGCTCCGGCTGCGGCGGCGAACCGTGCCGCGTGCTCGCGTCGGCCACGGTCAACGGCATGCCGGTGGAGTTGCTGGCCGACAGCCGCGGCGGCACGGGAAGGCTGCGGGCAGGTGGGCCGTCGTCGGGTACCACCGCGGAGACCACGATCACCGGCATGGGCGTGCGGCTCAACCACGACTCGCTGCGCTGCGTCGAGATCGCCACCCCGGTCTGCCTCGTACGCGGGCCGCACGACGGCGGGATGGCGGGCGAGTTGCACATCTGGCGTGGTGACGGTTGGGCTTCGGCAGAGCGGCCGTACTTCTCCGACGCGGGCAGCATCACGCTCGACGACGCGGCAGCCGATGCCGCGCCTGAGGTGATCGTGGTGCGGCACGAGTGCGGCCGCGCTGACGACGTCTCGCAGTGCAGGCGCGCGCCGGTGCTCGCCGAGGTCTACGACCTGCGTGGCCGACTCGTCGGCTGCACGGCCGGGTTCGACTCGCCAGGCCAGTTGCGCGGCTGGCCGGAGGTGGATCTCGCTGCCGACGAGGTGGGTTCCTGCTCGTAGCGGCTCACTCCTGGCCACCTCGCCACAGGTCCACGACGCTCACCCCCACCTCCGCGAGGAGGCGCCTCGTCAGCGGCAGGCTGATCCCGATCACGCTGGAGGGGTCGCCGTCGACACCTTCGACGAACCAGCCGCCCAGGCCGTCGAGAGTGAACGCACCCGCGACGGCCAGCGGCTCACCCGTCCGCAGGTAGGCGTCGAGTTCCGCCTCGGTGGGGGAGGCGAACCGCACGGTCGTCGACCGGGTCGCGCTCGCGACGGCGACGGGCTCCCCGCCGCTGACCCGCACCACTGCGTGCCCGGTGAGCAACTCCCCGGTGCCGCCTGCCATGGCCGCCCAGCGTGCGCGGGCCACCTCAACGGTCGCGGGCTTGCCCACCACCTCGCCGCCGATCGCGAGCATCGAGTCGCAGCCGACCACGACGGCGTCCTCGGCGTCCTCGGCACCCTCGTCCTCCGGCGCCTGCGGCCCGTGCGTGATGGTCGCGATGTCGCAGGAGCGCGCCACGGCTTCGGCCTTCGCCATGGCGAGCGCGGTGACCAGTTCGGACGGTGAAGGGTCGGGTAGGCGGGAGGCGACGGTCTCCTCGTCGACGCCGGAAACGATCACACTCGGTTCGATGCCCGCCGCGCGCAGCACCGCGAGGCGAGCAGGGGAGGCCGAGGCCAGTACGAAACGCACGCGGCAAAGGCTAGGTGATCGCAACCCGCGCGCACCGCAGGCTCAGCGAAGCAGCCCGGAGGCACGCCAGGCGCCGTGCCCAGGCCGCAGCGGCGTGCGCAGCCGCGCCGCGGGGTCTGCCCACAGCGAGCGGCGTGCGGGCTTGGCCTCCTGCTCACCCGAGGCGGCCGCGGCGGCGATGACAGCGGTGAGCGCGGCCACCTCCGCGTCGTCGGGATTGCCGCGCACGACGCGCAGCAGTGGCCCGGAACGCTCCGGTTGTTCAGACATGGCGGCTTCTCCAGACATGGCGGCTTCTCCAGACATGGCAGCGGCCTTTCGCCGTCACAGGGGGATGTTGCCGTGCTTCTTCGGCGGCAGCGTCTCGCGCTTGTCCGCGAGCATCCGCAGCGCCCTGGTCACGTAGCCACGGGTGTGCGAGGGCGGGATCACGCCGTCGACATAGCCCCGCTCCGCGGCGACGTAGGGATTGCACAGCGTGTCCTCGTACTCCTGGATCAGCCGGGCCCGCAGTTGCTCCACGTCCTCGCCCGCTTCGGCCGCGTTGGCGATGGTCTTGCGGTGCACGATGTTGGCGGCACCCTGAGCGCCCATCACGGCGATCTGGGCGGTCGGCCACGCGACGTTGACGTCCGCGCCGAGATGCTTGGAACCCATCACGTCGTAGGCGCCGCCGTAGGCCTTGCGTGTGATGACGGTGACCAGCGGTACCGTCGCCTCCGCGTAGGCGTAGATCAGCTTCGCGCCACGCCGGATGATGCCGTTCCACTCCTGGTCGGTGCCGGGCAGGAAGCCCGGAACGTCCACGAAGGTCAGCACGGGCACGTTGAACGCGTCGCAGGTACGCACGAACCGGGCGGCCTTCTCCGAGGCGTCGATGTCGAGGCAGCCTGCGAACTGGGTCGGTTGGTTGGCCACGATGCCGACGCTGTGGCCGTCGACGCGGCCGAACCCGACCAGCACGTTGGGCGCGAACAGTTCGTGCACCTCGAGGAACTCGCCCTCGTCCACGACCCGCTTGATCACCTCGTGCATGTCGTAGGGCTGGTTCGGCGAGTCGGGGACCAGCGTGTCCAGTTCCAGGTCGGTCTCGGTGACATCGTCCGGGATGGACTCGCCCGTCGGCTCGGGAGAGTCGAACACCGGCGGTTCGCAGAGATTGTTGGCGGGCAGGAAGGAAAGCAACTCCTTGACGTAGGAGATGGCGTCCTCCTCGTCGCCCGCGAGGTAGTGCGCGTTGCCGGACTTGGTGTTGTGGGTGCGGCCACCACCGAGGTCCTCGAAGGTCACCTCCTCGCCCGTCACCGTCTTGATGACGTCGGGTCCGGTGATGAACATCTGGGAGGTCTGGTCCACCATCACCACGAAGTCGGTGAGCGCGGGTGAGTACACGTGCCCTCCCGCGTTGGCGCCCATGATGAGCGAGATCTGCGGGACGACACCGGAGGCCTGGGTGTTGCGGCGGAAGATCTCGCCGTACAGGCCGAGCGAGACGACACCTTCCTGGATGCGCGCGCCGCCGCCCTCGTTGATGCCGATGATCGGCCTGCCCGTCTTGATCGCCAGGTCCATCACCTTGACGATCTTCTCGCCGTACACCTCGCCGAGTGAGCCGCCGAACACGGTGACGTCCTGGCTGAACACGCACACCGGCCTGCCGTCGACGGTGCCGTACCCGGTGACCACACCGTCGCCGTAGGGACGGTTGGCGTCCTGCCCGAAGTTGGTGGATCGGTGCCTGGCCAGCGCGTCGAGTTCGACGAAGGAACCGGGGTCGAGCAGCAGGTCGATGCGCTCACGTGCGGTCTTCTTGCCCCTGGCGTGCTGGCGCTCCACCGCGCGCGCCGACCCGGCGTGCACCGCCTCGTCGTAGCGCAGGTAGAGGTCGGCGAGCTTACCGGCCGTGGTGTGGATGTCCGGCTCTTCTGCGGGGGGCGTGCCGATCGGCTCCGTCGCGCTGCTCATGAAACAGCAGCTTAACGACCCTCAGCCGACCGCAGGGGTGTGCCACGTCATAGGGCCCGTCAGGGTCATAGGCTGGGCAGTATGAAGCGCATCGACGCCGCGCGACTACGTTCCGCGCTGCTGCGGCCCGTCGGTCCCTACGCCGCCATCGACGTGGTCGCCAGCACCGGCTCCACCAACGCCGATCTTCGAGATGCGGTGGTGGAGGGCGCGGACGACCGCACGGTGCTCATCGCAGAGGAGCAGACCGCGGGCGCGGGCCGAAGGGGCCGAACCTGGGTCTCCCCGCCCGGCGCGGGGGTGTATCTGAGCGTGCTGCTGCGGCCGGGCGAGGTGCCGCTGCCCGCGCTCGGCTCGCTGGCGGCCGTCGCGGGGCTCGCCCTCGTCGACACCGCGCGGGAGCTGGGTGTCGACGCGGTGCTCAAGTGGC encodes:
- a CDS encoding acetyl/propionyl/methylcrotonyl-CoA carboxylase subunit alpha, whose translation is MPEPASVTKVLVANRGEIAVRVIRAAKDAGLASVAVYADPDRDAPHVRMADEAFALGGTTAAESYLVFDKLLDAAKRSGADAVHPGYGFLSENADFAQAVIDAGLTWIGPSPQAIRDLGDKVTARHIGLKAGAPLVPGTKDPVAGADEVVAFAEEHGLPVAIKAAFGGGGRGLKVARSMEEIPELFDSATREAVAAFGRGECFVERYLDRPRHVEAQVLADKHGNVVVVGTRDCSLQRRHQKLVEEAPAPFLTAEQREIIHSSAKAICKEAGYYGAGTVEYLVGVDGTISFLEVNTRLQVEHPVSEETTGIDLVREQFRIAEGGTLPFTEDPEPRGHSIEFRINGEDAGRNFLPAPGTVTRLVFPEGPGVRVDSGVETGSVIGGQFDSMLAKVIVTGADRTQAIERARRALDEMVAEGLATVLPFHRAVLRDEAFVGDGTGFSVHTRWIETEFDNTIEPFTGAAEAEAEAAPRHNVVVEVAGRRLEVSLPGDLALGGGGTAAAGKAKPRKRGSGAKAAVSGDAVTAPMQGTIVKLAVTDGQQVEAGELIVVLEAMKMENPVTAHKSGTVTGLSVEVGSAVSQGAVLAEIKD
- a CDS encoding acyl-CoA carboxylase subunit epsilon, with translation MSEQPERSGPLLRVVRGNPDDAEVAALTAVIAAAAASGEQEAKPARRSLWADPAARLRTPLRPGHGAWRASGLLR
- a CDS encoding DUF1707 SHOCT-like domain-containing protein; its protein translation is MAVDRPEYRLSDAERQEALDALSEHVRSGRLDLVEFEQRSGQVSAAKLRGELEPIFSDLPEPRPSVLRTVRTLGQPQQRGNPPQPWQQRVAASAVPIAAIVALVLFFTVARGMVFVFLLPAVVALLAGSLASNRRRGP
- a CDS encoding acyl-CoA carboxylase subunit beta; translated protein: MSSATEPIGTPPAEEPDIHTTAGKLADLYLRYDEAVHAGSARAVERQHARGKKTARERIDLLLDPGSFVELDALARHRSTNFGQDANRPYGDGVVTGYGTVDGRPVCVFSQDVTVFGGSLGEVYGEKIVKVMDLAIKTGRPIIGINEGGGARIQEGVVSLGLYGEIFRRNTQASGVVPQISLIMGANAGGHVYSPALTDFVVMVDQTSQMFITGPDVIKTVTGEEVTFEDLGGGRTHNTKSGNAHYLAGDEEDAISYVKELLSFLPANNLCEPPVFDSPEPTGESIPDDVTETDLELDTLVPDSPNQPYDMHEVIKRVVDEGEFLEVHELFAPNVLVGFGRVDGHSVGIVANQPTQFAGCLDIDASEKAARFVRTCDAFNVPVLTFVDVPGFLPGTDQEWNGIIRRGAKLIYAYAEATVPLVTVITRKAYGGAYDVMGSKHLGADVNVAWPTAQIAVMGAQGAANIVHRKTIANAAEAGEDVEQLRARLIQEYEDTLCNPYVAAERGYVDGVIPPSHTRGYVTRALRMLADKRETLPPKKHGNIPL
- a CDS encoding GNAT family N-acetyltransferase, translated to MEPVEINAGTYYLRSLRADELLDDRPRLLAAFADPVHRRFVPHYVVSTVEAATAYVEGRAREWIRDERCSWAVAEPTTGELLGEVGLKRLDLDAGTAEAAVWVHPAERGRGIAATALAAALRFGFGALGLRHVDYRHDAANHPSEAVARKCGFTLVDAAGSEQRWRLASDGDA
- a CDS encoding Maf family protein, which produces MRFVLASASPARLAVLRAAGIEPSVIVSGVDEETVASRLPDPSPSELVTALAMAKAEAVARSCDIATITHGPQAPEDEGAEDAEDAVVVGCDSMLAIGGEVVGKPATVEVARARWAAMAGGTGELLTGHAVVRVSGGEPVAVASATRSTTVRFASPTEAELDAYLRTGEPLAVAGAFTLDGLGGWFVEGVDGDPSSVIGISLPLTRRLLAEVGVSVVDLWRGGQE